The Mauremys mutica isolate MM-2020 ecotype Southern chromosome 20, ASM2049712v1, whole genome shotgun sequence genome contains the following window.
gcaacgggctgcgcgtcctgcaagcagtggacaaagcaggcagctgccaaacgatagaagggagcattgcacaactttaaacgagcatgttccctacttgatcagcaacgtaacaacgaaacaggacgactttaagtgaggtgTTACTGTATCTCTCTTGACCCTGATACCCTTCCACACACCCACTGCCTCTGAAATCCCTCCTTGATCCTCTCCCCCCAAAACCATCCTCCTTGTCCCTGTCCTAGTCATTCCTAGTATCTCTTTGATCCTTGCAGGACCTCTCTGCACTTCTCACCCTGCCCTGCTTGAACAGCCATGGAGTTGTGCCAGGTCCCGGACGGCCTGGATAGGCTGAGCTGTGGCTGTTGGCGTATCCATGGTATCCCTATAATCACTCACTGTCTTTTTAAGCTTGCTCTGTTGGTCTCAACGATGTCTGGTGGCAGCAAGTCCTGCAGATTTTTCACTTGAAAAATacataacctgtggaactccctgctgcaggatgTTGCTGTTGTCAAGAGCTCAGCAAGATTCAAAGCGGAATAGCAGAAATATCCTGAAGGGCGATTGCTGATGCTGAAATAAGAGTCCCAGAAGGGATAAAAACTCCTCATGCTGCCCAATCTAGGAGGGAACAGGAGGAGACCTTCATGGGGGCAAATTACCCCTCCCTGCCTGGTCTGTGGCTCTCGTGACTTCCTCTGAAGCCCTTGGTACTGaacactgtcagagacaggatactgggccttGGGTCTGGTCCAGTGTGACGGTCCCCGTACTTCACAGCTCCCCTGTGTGCTCCCCTCAGGTCATCGAGGCTGAGCAGCGATCCTCTAAACGCTGGGAGCTGACGCCCGAGGGGAAGGAGATCGTCCAGGAGGGAAGCCACGAGGCCCGTGTCTTTGACAGCATCCCTGCCGAAGGGCTGCCGCAGAGCGAGCTGATGGTGAGGCTGACTTCCCATCCCCCAGGCCTCACGTCTTCCTGCCAGAACTTCGCTGTTCTTCTACGTTCTGccgcctgggaggcaggactcctgggttctcttcctggctctgggaggggagtggggctagagACCGGagcgggtgggggctgggcatcaGGAAGCCTGGATCTCATTATAAAGTTGGGATGACTCTGGCCTTCCCCAGGAGGGTCCTTGTGATGCTTGACCAAGTGTCTGTAAACAGCTCTGCGCGCTGGGAGGGCAGAATTCCTGCTTGtcccccctttccctgggggtgTTTCTCTTCTGCTCCGCCTGGATCTGAAATCTCCCTTGTGTCTCGTTGCAGAAACTGCCGAGTGGGAAAGTGGGGTTCAGCAAGGCCATGTCCAGCAAGTGGGTGCGGCTGGACAAGAACGCGGACGGGGGTCCACGCGTCTTCCGGGCTGTGAGTGTTCCGTGGCGGGGCTTTCCAAGCTGGGCCCCAAATCCCCCTTTGAATCTCCCCTCCTGGGCCGAGCAGAGACCCTTCAGCTCTCGCAGGTCGAGCGGTGAGCGCCGGGCGGGCGGTTGGACCCCTGGGCGGAAAGGCACTAGGGAAATGTACAAGGTTATTCCACCCTCTGCCAGTGGGAATGGCGCGGGGCTGTCAGCTCGAGCCGCTGGGCCAGGCTGCCTGGGCACCTGTGGAGGCTGCTCCCTTGccctgctggggatgggggatgctCCCACGCCCAGGGGTGTTCTCACACCCAGCTGTGTGCctctggggggtgctcactgctgcCCTCCTGGCCCCCAGGTGGAGAGCGTGCAGGACTCGGTGCGGGAGAAGCTGCAGCTGGTGCAGCAGGGAGAGGCTGAGAGCCTGGAGGAGAAAGACAGGAACGAACTGAAGAAGCGGAAACTCCTGATGGAAGTGTGAGCtgagtcccccccaccccgtcccctcccTGGCTTGGatccctctgctgctgcagcatGGTCAGGAGTCAGGGATTCTCCCCAACAGTAatgtggggtgctggggctccCCTGTGCTCAGGGAGTCTGATTGTCCCTGTGGGGTGCacattcccctctccccaccagagGGCAGCAGCTGGTGGGTCTGTGCAGAGTCCCTAATCCAGTCACTCTCCAGGCCTCTGCTTCTGGTCTGTCCTGTGGTGGTGGGGAAGCTCCCCGTGTCtgacagccccccagctccccccaggctGTGCTGCTTAGCCAGCCTGCTGCTGGGCCCCCAGCCGGGACGTCCAGTCCTGCCGAGGGCCGGCTGTGGCCTGGCTCGTGGATTGTAGCCGCCGGCTCAGGCTACAGCGCCCAGCGTGCAGGGTGGCTTGGGTGAAGATGGAATGAGCCACGCTGGGATCTGTCGGCTAGGTGAAGTCCCAAGGGCCCGATGTGGTTCGTTAGGCAAGTGGGCTGCCTGGCTCTGCTGTGCTCTTGCCCCAGTCCCGAGCGATGATCTTCGGCGCTAGGCTTCCCGCTGGGGtcacctctcctctccccttcatGGGTACAGGATCATCAAGACCTACTGGATCCGGAAAGGCAGCGCCTTCAGCACCACGGTCACCAGGCAGGAGACGGACCTCACTCCGGAGATGCTCGCCAGGTGAGGCGCACGCTGCCTCCGTCAGAGCCGGCGGCCTTGCTGGCCGCGCTGCGCTAGGAAcgtgggggagctgccgcggcgCACCCGGAAACGTAGCCCTTTGGAATCCCTCTGCAGGCGGCCAGGgcctccctgccctggcagggCTCTGCGGCCTCTGTGATGGCAGGCGGGGGTGCCCCAGGGGGCTCGCACGCTGGGTAAAAGGCCGTGCACGAGGCTGTAAGAACAGCGGGAGCTGCGAGATTGTTGCAGGGACTGTGGGGGGTTTTATGGCTGCCGCGCAGCTGAGTGGGGGTGTGGCCCCGCGCGGCAGGTCGCAAATCCACAGACCCAGGTTTGGCCCAGCCTCCCCTTCGGGCCAGATGCGAGTGGCGTTTTGTCCTGGCGTGTGGGGTCACAACGCCACTCAAAAAACCCGCTTTTGTGCAGTTCTGGCTGGGGGGTGGAACATGGGGTTTTACGGCGTTGGAACCGACCTCACCGAGACTGTGACGTTAACAAGCCACGACCACAACTGTTGAACTCCAATCTCTGAGGCAGCCTCCGCTCTTCCCCAGTGTCTAGGTACTGGAGTCGCTGCTGGGCGGGCAGGGGGCGAGGAGGTGAGGGGATGCTACTGTCACCCGAGCAGCTTGGCGTGCCGGTACCACAGGGCCCATAGGGCGGGGGTCCCGCTGGCTCGGCGGCCATGGGGCGGCTGAGCAGGTGGGCGTGGGGGGTACAGTGCCTCGGGCAGAGCTCATGTCCCCCCtggcgagggggtgggggctgttggCTCAGGAAGCAGCTGGGGTTGCTCTGTGCTTGCTGGGGATGGGAGCGTGAAGCTGATGACACCCGATTCTCCGGCGTCAGCTGGGACAgttgcctccctcctgccctggcagctcccactgcttcCTCTTTCCCCGCTTCCAGCTACGGCTGAAATGTCGACTTGGCCCCGCTCGCTGCGGGTTCAAATCCCCtggggccccctccccccactggtaGATGTACAAAGCCCATGTGGTTCAGCCTGGTGGGTCTGTCAGACAAGCCCTGCATGGACGTTGGCTGTGGCCTGGGTCCTCTTGTCCCCACTGTtgcgtgctggctgctgctgccctccaccccagaggtggctgcatttcagtggcaccgTGGCTGTGGTTGGGTGGAAGGTGCGGTACAAGGCCTGTTACTCAGTCAGTTCCCCAGGGCTCGCCCCCGTGACCTCTCCCCACCCTTCGTCCACAGCGGCTCGTGGCGTGACCTGAAGTTCAAGCCGTACAACTTCGAGGCGCTGGGGATCATGCCCGAGAGCGGGCACCTCCACCCGCTGCTCAAGGTCCGCACCCAGTTCAGACAGATCTTCCTCGAGATGGGGTGAGTCGCGCGTGTGCCCCTTCAGTCCCTACCCTGGCGATTGGCCTGGGGCGTCTGCCCAGGGGCAGCGGTGCAGAATGCAGAGCGTGGGTACCGGCCAGGGGCTGCACAGCTGGTGCCAGCCCTCTTCTtcgggaggggcagggagacagCACCCGCTAGGTGCCAGCCATCCCGGCCCGGGACTGTTCCCTTCTGCATGATCGCCAGTGTtgcgagccaggactcctgggttctgtccatggctccgggaggggagggggtgtaggGGTTAGAGCGAGTCCTGGCTCAGCTGTTCCTTTGCTGGGgagctttgggcaagtcacccccctctctgtgcccagtGGTGCCACCCCCCAGGGGGGTGGGTGCGCGTGGAagctgctctgggctcctctTGTGATGCCTCCTCTCACCATCCAGGGGCCTTGTGCCCCTGCCAAGGGGTGGCAGTGCCCGCACAGAGCCAGGCCTGCCCTGCGCCCTCCGGAGCGGGGGGTGCTCACTGGTCCCGTGTCTCGCTCAGGTTCACAGAGATGCCCACCAATAACTTCATCGAGAGCTCCTTCTGGAACTTCGACGCCCTCTTCCAGCCGCAGCAGCACCCGGCCCGCGACCAGCACGACACCTTCTTCCTGCAGGGTCAGTCGTCCTCAGCCCCTGCTGCCTCTAGGGGGCGCCGCCTgcaccccagggctggctcctgtgccagctTGCAGGGACTCCTACCCGGCCAGGGCTCCTTGTCTCAGCGGCGCTGGCagaggcgctgtggggagcgcacGGAGTCTCAACCCCCCCGGGCTGGGGTGCGTGAGGGGCCGGACGCTCACCCAGCCCTGCGGCGAAATGGGGGGTATCtagctggggggagggtgcagcATCTTTCACCCACATTAGCCCCACTTGCCACCTCTGCTGCCCCTTGGGTGCCCTCCCAGACCCTCCAGCATCCCTGGTTCCCTGGTGGCTCAGGGGGAGTCACTCCAGCCCCCTTTGCGCCTCCTGGATTCCCCAGATCCGGCCGAAGCCACGGACTTCCCCATGGACTATCTGAAGAGAGTGAAGAAGATCCACTCGCAAGGAGGCTACGGCTCCCAGGGGTGAGCGTCCCCCGCTGGCCGGCTGGGCTCGGAGCCCGGAACAGGCTGAtctcggggggggggaaatgggacacggggcctttccccacttgggggcgctggctccgaactggccccagggctgcagggactggctggctcaggggggtggggaatggggacactggctctgatccagcccaggctggggatggGATTCGGGGCCTCTCCACTCTAGGCTGCTGCTTCGGGCtgggccagctcccccccccccccctccttggcTGCTTGTGGCACCTGCCTCTGTTCCTCGGGCACCGCTTAACCCTTCGGCGCCTGGATTCACAAAGTTCAGCTGGGAGCTCGCCTGCATTGGGggactggagggtgggggggcccGTTCCCCCAGCGATGTGtcccctgcagcctggtgcccTGGGGGGCTCTCCCTGCCCATGCCCAGCGTGTCCTGGCTCTCCCCCCACAGGTACAAATACGACTGGAAGCTGGAGGAGGCGCGGAAGAACCTCCTGCGGACGCACACCACGGCCGTCAGCGCCCGCATGCTCTACCGGCTGGcccagcaggtgggaggtgccacggctccccccccccccgggcgggggGCAGAGCTCCGCTGCCCCCAGTGGCTGGGGCTCCAGGGGCCGggatccctgggctggggctgtgactgacacctctcttccctgccccccccaggagaAGTTCACCCCAGCCAAGTATTTCTCCATTGACCGGGTCTTCCGGAACGAGACGCTGGACGCCACCCACCTGGCCGAGTTCCACCAGATCGAGGGGGTGGTGGCCGACTACGGCCTGACGCTGGGGGACCTCATGGGCACCCTCAGGGAGTTCTTCACCAAGCTGGGTACGGGGGGCCAGAGCTCCGGGAAAGCCGGCAGGATGGGGGTCCCTggtagggggctggggctggcgttTGGGGGCACTCAGCGGTACCTGGGCAAAGCCCAACCCAGGGCTGAGCTGCTGCCACCAATAGGCACCAGAGGAGGGTCCTGGCagggggccaggcgggggggcgATGTATTAGGGGACATGGGGTCTggcaggctgtggggtgggtgcAGGATGGAGGGCCCAGCGAGGCCgtggggtggctgtggggggcccAAGTAGGGtatgtggggggctgtggggggcccgggcagggccatggggggcCCGGCAGGCCGCAGGCTCTCACTGGCCCGTCTCTCGGCAGGGATCAGCCAGCTGCGTTTCAAGCCGGCCTACAACCCCTACACGGAGCCCAGCATGGAGGTGTTCAGCTACCACCGAGGTGAGGGGGCGCCAGCCCCTCGCAGCCGGATCAGCCCCTTCTCCTGCCGGCTGCGGGGGTCTcgggggagggagctgcaggtgggGTGGCATGAGCCCCCCACCCGGGCCGAGCCGTGGTGCCGGCTGCAGCGTCTCCGGCCCCCAGCCGGGCCGAGCCGTGGTGCCGGCTGCAGCGTCTCCGGCCCCAATCCTGAACCGCACAAACCGGCCCTGGGCAGCGAGAGGCCCGTGGTCAGCGGGGGGGGTTCTCCTGCTCTCCACAGACGCGCCCTGCACATCCGTGCCTGGCCCAGTGGCAGCAGCCACCCCAGGGatccccaggctcagcccccCACATCCAATCCCACAGGGACAAAGGGgtcagggtttggggtgggggctggcagccCGGCCCCATGGATCCCACTCAGAACAGAACCGTCTGCTCCAATAGCTTCTGTAGATCCCAGGAGTGTCTCTCCCCCGGCTCCATCGCCCTGCTCGGGGGGCTTGGGTGGGACTAACCAAGCGGCCCGGGAGCGTCTCTCCCCCGGCTCCATCGCCCTGCTCGGGGGGACTGACCGAGCGGCCCGGGAGCGTCTCTCCCCCGGCTCCATCACCCTCCTCGGGGGGGCTCGGCCGGGACTAACCGAGCAGCCCGGGAGCGTCTCTCCCCTGGCTCCATCGCCCTCCTCGAGGGGGCTCGGCCGGGACTGACCGAGCTGCCATCTCCCTTCCCGTTGCAGGGCTCCAGAAGTGGGTGGAGGTGGGTAATTCGGGGATCTTCCGCCCGGAGATGCTGCTGCCGATGGGGCTGCCGGAGGGCGTGTCGGTCATCGCCTGGGGCCTCTCTCTGGAGCGGTGAGGAGgacgtggggggtgggggtgggcacgTGCTCACGGGCGGCTttgagggggcagtgggggcagtcagggcccCTTGCAGCTCCTGCTAATGTGGGGGGCATAGGGCTGGCCATGCTGGGAAGGGGATGGAGACCCCCAGCGTGTGCCACGGCTACAGGGCAGctcccaactcctccccctgTGCCCACCTGGCGCCCGGCTCTGCCCATAGATAGTAACAACATGTGCTAATCCCCGTGTAATCCTGCGCCTGCGAGAGGGGGCGTCTGCACAGCCCGGGCGGAGCTCTGGGGCCCAGCGCCCCTCTCCGCGCCAGCAACAGCCTAGATCTctggatggggagtgaggggcaccggcagagctgggggggcagggctgggctagcaggggctgtggggcgggagtgaggggcaccggcagagctggggggcgggagtgaggggctgtggggcaggactgaggggcaccggcagagctgggggggcagggctgggctagcaggggctgtggggcgggagtgaggggcaccggcagggctgggagtgaggggctgggaggcaggactgaggggcaccggcagagcttaGTCGAGGGATCCCTCCTCTCCTGGGGTTGGGGACGTGCTCGGCCTGTGCCCTTGGCTGcccggcggagggtccctcacggGGGGTCAGCAGCAGGGCCGCACCCCCCCTAACACCTGCCttctcctccagccccaccaTGATCAAATACGGCATCAACAACATCCGGGAGCTGGTCGGGCACAAGGTGAACCTGCAGATGGTGTACGACGGCCCCCTCTGCCGCCTGGACGCGtagccccccggccccctctgCCGCCTGGACGCGTAGGCCCCCgggacccctctgccccctggacGC
Protein-coding sequences here:
- the FARSA gene encoding phenylalanine--tRNA ligase alpha subunit: MSPAMATDGPALAELLLQRLERAGGGGLGSLEAAAALGLEHQQLVGAVKSLQALGEVIEAEQRSSKRWELTPEGKEIVQEGSHEARVFDSIPAEGLPQSELMKLPSGKVGFSKAMSSKWVRLDKNADGGPRVFRAVESVQDSVREKLQLVQQGEAESLEEKDRNELKKRKLLMEVIIKTYWIRKGSAFSTTVTRQETDLTPEMLASGSWRDLKFKPYNFEALGIMPESGHLHPLLKVRTQFRQIFLEMGFTEMPTNNFIESSFWNFDALFQPQQHPARDQHDTFFLQDPAEATDFPMDYLKRVKKIHSQGGYGSQGYKYDWKLEEARKNLLRTHTTAVSARMLYRLAQQEKFTPAKYFSIDRVFRNETLDATHLAEFHQIEGVVADYGLTLGDLMGTLREFFTKLGISQLRFKPAYNPYTEPSMEVFSYHRGLQKWVEVGNSGIFRPEMLLPMGLPEGVSVIAWGLSLERPTMIKYGINNIRELVGHKVNLQMVYDGPLCRLDA